ATGGGAAGGCGGCTCCAGGCAGCTGGGTCCACCCGACTGACCACTCCCTTCCCAGAAGCACCTGATCACCTTCAGGAAAAACCCAGCCTGACTGTGGCCCCTCCGGGACACAGCCCCTGGCTGGTGACCCGCAGAGGGACATACACCTGCCACGCTGGCTCGAGGCTGCTGCCCAGCGACCTTTCCCCGCTAGCCCAACTTCGATGTCCCCAGGGTAGGTGTGAGCAGGAGGCCCCGGGCTGCGGGGCCGGCACCCAGGGAAAACAGTCCGGGCCGCGGGACGACGCATGAGGGCTGTTGAGCcgtggggagcaggtggggcGCGGGAAGAGGGGAGACGCggcagtgggtgggggtgggcttgGCCGCCGCACGGCAGGGGGTGGGACCCGGCTGAAGGCTccacccagagcccagggccGGGGGCGCACAGAAGCCAGGGAACCTGACCCTCCCAGCCCATCGTCAACTCCGCGCCCAGGGCGCCGGGCGGCGTAGCCCCCAGGTTCCGCGGGCGAGCGCACAGGTGGCGGCCCGGCCGCAGCACAGGTGTGCGGTAGGCGTGGCGCACCGCGGACAGCCCCCCGtcgctgggggcggggaggaggagcagggcggggccgggcggccgCGCAGCTGTGTCAGCGCCGCTACCGGGAGCCACGCGCCGGGCGTACGCGCTTCCTCCACGGGGTCGGGCTTGGGGCCGCGCCCGGCGCGATTGGCCAAACGTGCGCCCTAGGATTGGCtgggacccccgcccccgcctcctccGCCCCGGGAGGGCGGGGCACAGGTGCGGGCCGCGCGGCGCGTGCTGTCCCCGGGGGTCTCGCGCGCCTCCGGGACCTGCCGCGGCCACGCCCTCCCCCTTCGGCGCGCGCCGTGGGTGCGGAGGCCTTGCGGGCGGCGCGCGCGGCGGGGTGGGAGTGCCGAGTTGCGCAGAGCCTTGTGTGTTGGGGCGGGGGAGCTCCGCGGGGCACCTGCCGACACTCGCGGGCTGTGCCTGGGGACCAGGCGGGGCGCGCGCGCGCGGTTGGCGGGGCGTGTGCCCGAGGGGGCGggcgaggaggagggaggagggcgtgAGGCAGGAGGCGGCGGCGTAGTCTATACATTTAAAAACGAGCCGTCTACGCCGCGCAGGGGGCGATCCGGTGCGGGACACGGGCGCCCCACGCTCCCCGTCGCGCACGACCGACCCCCGCCCCCAGAAGACGTGCGCCGCGCGTCCCAAGGAGTCGCTGGGCGGCGCGGGGCCGGAGACCCCCCCTCGGGGCGCTCCCGTCCCCCGCCCCGCTCCTCTGCCCGCCTTTTCCCCGCGACGCGCCGGGGCTGAGCGCAGGGGCCGGACGCGTGGGTGCGGGCGGGATGGACGGCAGTGCCCTGCCCCGGCTCGCGGCGGCCCCGTCGCCGGGcgtcctgggcccctgcgccgCGCGGCGGAGGCCCGCGTCCCCGGAGCtgctgcgctgcagccggcagcggcggcggcctgGAGCCGTGGAGGCCCCGGGCGGCGGCGTGGCGGCCGTGGCGCGGCGCAACGAGCGCGAACGCAACCGCGTGAAGCTGGTGAACCTGGGCTTCCAGGCGCTGCGGCAGCACGTGCCGCTCGGCGGCGCCAGCAAGAAGCTGAGCAAGGTGGAGACGCTGCGCTCGGCCGTGGAGTACATCCGCGCGCTGCAGCGCCTGCTGGCCGAGCACGACGCCGTGCGGACCGCGCGCGCCCCGGCGCCCCGGGGGCCGCCCGCGCCGCCCTCGCCGCCCTCCTGCGCCTCCTCGTCCCCGCGCTCCGCGTGCTCGTCGGACGACAGCGGCTGCGAGCGCGCGCTGAGCCCCGCGGACCGCGAGCTGCTCGACTTCTCCAGCTGGCTGGGGGGCTGCTGAGCGCCCTGGCACCCCCCGAGGTAACGGCGGGGTGcgcgggcgggccggggcggggcggggcggcggcttCGCCCTCGCTCGCCCTCCGTTCCCCGCTGCCACCCTTCAAGCCCGTGCAAGACCGGCGCTTGTTTGTCCGCGGTTGCAAAACTTCCTCCCGGGCCGGGCcgccggcgggggcggggagcggggtgcgggaggggagCGGCCGCGGGCCCCCGGGCCGGCGAGGGTGCTGGAGGCGGCTGGAGGCGCCTCGCCTCGCAGATCGCGCTCGGGGCCGGCGCGGAGCCTGGGGCCCCGGGCCTCACTGCGCGCCCGCAGCCCGCGGAgccagcgccgccgccgccttggccgagggaggtgggggctggcCCGGCCCGCGGTAACGCGCCTTCTGTGCCCGCAGCCCGTCACCGGGGAGCCGACCGCAGCCAGCGGGGACGTCGCCGACGCGCGCCTCCAGCCGCCCTGAGCCCGCTTCCGACTGCTCCGGGCTGGGCGCTCGGACCCTTCCCGTCGGGAGCCGGATTTAAAAAGAATCCTTTTTGAACGCAGTGACTTGAAGCCGGCGGACGCTGCTGGCTACAAAGAGACCTATTTTTGTACAAAGCGTCCTTAGACTCGGAGCACAATAAACGCGATCTGCGCGCCCTCCTCCGGCCCGTCAGTCACCTGGAGCTCTCCAGCCGTGCGGAGATGCGGATAAGAGCAgccccgggggcagaggacccGGCCTGGCCTGTGTGGCGTCCCCAGCAGTGGCCCCTTCCTGCGGTCCTGTACCCACCCCTCTGAGGGCCCGGCTCTTCGCTGCACACCGCAGCCGCCTCTGTCGTGGGGGCCCAGAGGTGTGAAACTGGCCGTGGGCCGGGTCCAGCCAGGCCCCGGGTCGGGTCAGGGGTTCTTCCGCACGTGGCGGCAGGCTGCTGGGTGGTCCGGGCAGGGCCCTTTTGGAAAATGCAAGTCGGAGGCCGCTGACCAGccccagggctggacaggtgCCGGCGTCTGCCCTCCCCGCCAACCTGGGCTGCGGGAGTGGGTCGCCTGTGTGCCGCCAGCTGGGGgaccctgggctgggcccagcttcCTGGCTGTGGGAGGACCTGTGTGGGCCCTGTCCGGCCGCCTGCGTGCAGGGCTCCGCGGGCTCGGCCGGAGCCGCCCTGGAAAGGAACAAGGAAGAGCCTCCTCGGAGCAGGGGGGCCGGCTGTCGCAGGCTCCACCTTTGACCCTGGGTGGCGGCAGCTTTCAACTCCCCACAGCTCCCTTTTATTGTCAGGGTGTGTGAGGGGCCGAGGGGGTCCCCGGGTTGCTTTAGGGTGCAGCCGGCACCGCCTCCTCCCAGAGTGGTTGGGGCAAAGCCGTGGTGGGTGGGAGTGGCAGCAGGTGGCCCCACATTGCTATGGTAACGGGGGGCAGGGTCTCGGGGAGCGGGGTGGCAGGTCCCCTGCCACTGGAGAAGCAGAGGTGGTCCCAGGGCCCCTTTTAACCCCATCCTGGCCCGGGGTCCTCAGGGGTCAAGGTCACAGCTGGGGTTGTAGACCCCAGGGGACAGGAAGGCGCCCCAGCTTCTCCCAGGAGTCCCTGCCTGGGGTCAAGGCCCCCAGGATgcaggaggggaggcaggtgtGGCCCTCCTGTGCCCGGGACCTGCGGCCCAGCAGACACAGCCCCGCCGCTGTCCTGGTCGGCCTGGTTCTCCCAAGTTTGGTTACGGGGAATTCCACACGCACGTGGCACCGCGGCAAGGCTGTGGGGAAGGGGATGAAAGATAAGTTGACTGGGGGAGTCAAAGGAGCTTCCAGAATCCGCCCTGAGGTCTGTGCCACACGCACGTCCCCTGGGCACTCGGAGTCCCCTCTGGGACTCGGGCCCCCACTGAACCCCAGGAGAGCCGGTGCCTGCGCCCAACCCCACCTGCAGCAAACCCCGAACTTCCGGGCCCACCTCTGCACTGACCCCAGAGTCCGCACCACCCCCAGATGAACCTGTTCTTATGGCTGACACCTGGCCAGTGGCAACGTCGTCCCCAATGTCCCTAGCGTCTCCAAAGAGGGTCCCccagggccacctggggagttGGCTGCAGGGGTCCGGCAAGCACTCAgggccagggggtggggagacagggcCCTTAGCCATCTGGGTGCTAGGGTGGTGTGGCCGAGGCGGGGTGGGGCCCAGGTCCAGGATGGGCTCCAGCTGCCGACTGGTGACCACCTGGCTTTTTATCCAAACGGGGACAGCAGGGGTCCCCCCTGGCCTCCCACCTGCCTACCCTTGATGTAGGGTCGCCCCAGGCTCCGGCACCAGTGCTGAAGTCACAGGGAACATGATGGGAACTGCTTCATTCCTAAGCCCTGGGGATACTCCTGGGCCTTCCAGGAAGGGTGGCCCAGCGGCTCCCTGGGGAGGCCACGTGGACACGGCCCCGCCcggcccaggggcccagccatctgggctctgcctggggctgcctggaTTGTAGCAGCTGATTCCAGGTGAAAGGTGACCGGGACCAgggctggagggtggggtgggccgGGGGAAGGGAGCGGTGCTTGTGGCCTCGGTGGAAGGCAGGTGGCCAGGGGCGCCTTTGCCGGTGACGCTCCCCCAGGGGTGAGGGGGCCCACAGCAAAGACCAGAGCTCCATCCAGCGGGTGCGAGGCCACCGGGGATCCACAGGGTCTCACGCACCCATCACAGTGGCCACCCAAGGACCTGTGTTCAGTGTCCTGTGGGCCTGGGTCCTCCTCGCGGTGGGGGGCTTCATTGGCACAACGCCCCCCTTCCCCCATGGAGGCCCAGAGGCAGGGCCGAGGGTGGGGCATCCAGGCCTGCCCAGgtcccctgcctgctcctccttTGCTGCATTGGGAGCCTGGGGTGAGGGGGGTCTGTGCCACACAGAGACCCTGCCCTCGTGGAGCCTGGGGCCGTAGCCCACAGGCCGTGTCTGCGCCCTGGTCTGGGCAGTGGGGGCGTAGCCCACAGGCCGTGTCTGCACCCTGCCCTCGTGGAGCCTGGGGCCGTAGCCCACAGGCCGTGTCTGCGCCCTGGTCTGGGCAGTGGGGGCGTCTCGGGGTCCGGGCCCTGTGCAGGCTTTGCAGTCTCCCCAGGCTGCGGCCGCTGCCCACCCCCGAGCCAGCCCAGGCCGTGTGCGCTGCCAGCGGCTCTTCCTGTCCTGGGGCAGCTCTGGGGTCCCtgttggggtgggggcgggggtccctTACTGGGATCTCAGCAGCACAGCTACATCGGGGAGGAATTGGCCTGAGAGgctgtggaggggaggggcagctccaggcgggggtggggggcaagccTGGCTCCGAGGACTCTGTGCCCAAGGGGAGGATGGCTCCTCTGggggaccctggggggcagctggACAGACGGGCAGGGCCACACCCCTAGCCCTCCGCCTCTGAAAATGCCACGTGGGCCGGGTGGGGCTGGCAGCCCACCCCACGAAGACAGAGCTCACTGTGCTCTTGagctcctgtgggatgctggacTGCCCAGGTCCACCAGGAGCCCACAGAGGCCGTGAAGGGGCCACAGACATGGGcgaggggtgggggctgcccactgGGGAGCGGCCGCGGCTGCAGCTCACGCTCTCAGCCCTCCCTGAGGGCACTGGCCCCACCTGCTGGCCCAGACGGCCAGTGACCCCGGCCAGCTTCGTCCAAGCCCCTCTCAAGGGAGGTGCGTGGACATTGCTCTCTCCCTGCTGAGACGGGCAGGGGCTCGTCAGCAAGTCAGCCCAGGGGGCTCTGGCCTCTGAGGCAGTGGGCAGGGCTCGGAGGGGCTTCCTGAGAGCTGGAcgggggggcaggggccaggctggggcccctCGCACTCTGCCCATGCCCAGGCCTCTCCTCGGTGGGGGCTGGCAGACAGGAGGGAGAGGGtccctgggagcaggtgcaggcctgACCCAGACCGCGGTCTTGAGCCCTCCCGGCTCCCCCACAGCCTCTGGCCATGATTAATGGGACGAATCAGTCATCCAGGGGCCCTGAATGCCACAGACTCCGCACCTCCCCCCGCCGGCCTTGCCTCCCGCGGTGCCCCCCGCTGAGGCTGGGACCCCGGCCCCCTTGAACACTGCAATGGGGCATTGTCACCCGAGCCCTGAGCCTCCAGCTGCCCAGGTGCCCCCCTCGGAGGGACAGACCCCACCCAGAgcatctgccccctccccacagcagccCCCGAGGACGCTGGGCCGTGGTGGGAGGAGTAGGTGCCTGCCTGGCTGCGCAGGGGCTGAGCTGCACCCCCGGGGCCCAGACCTCCGGAGGACCAGACACGGAGAACCGCGGGGGGCTCAGCCTGCAAGCAGCTCGGGACCCCTTTCTCTGTAGGAGGTGATGGACCAGAAAGGACAAACACTGGAGTTGATTGGCGCCCAAAGAGGACGTGTGACAAAGCCAGGCGCTCTGACTGGAGAGGTGGTCCCTGTGCAGCCAGCGGGGGCTCCCCTGCCACGGCCCCCGAGATGGGGCGGCCTCAGCAGTGGATGGTCACCCGCGGGAGGCTGGAGTCCCAGGTTCGGGTGCTTGGGGGCCGCCCCGCATCCACTGCCCGCTGCTTTCCTGGACTTGCCACCGGCGTCTTTGCCCGTGTCCTCCCATGGTCGTCACTCTGTGTGGCCCGTgtccttggctcctctcctcgTGGGGACACGGCCTGCATCAGGCCCCCCGAGACCCTCACTGAACTGCGTCACCCCCTTAAAGGGCCAGCCCCGGGCAGTCACATCCTGAGGTGCTGGGGTTCAGGGCCGTGATCAGCCGGtgacagacagggacagaggggcCTCCTACAAGCCCCAGGGCCCCGTCCCTGTCCCCCTGTGGGCCCTGCTGCAGGGGGCAGCCTGTGCAGGTCACCTGCGGGCGCCCATGTGGCCTTGGACAAGACCAGGACCCCCAGGGGCCACAGAGGCTTCCTGGTGTCTGCccacatgtcccagctgcccagtGGCAGAGGGGGGCACAGGCCGGGGGACGCAGTGGGGCTGCATGGCTGGGCTCGCTGGGATGACCGCCTACCTGTGACGTCGTGGACCGGGACCCCCGGGGCAGCTCTGATAGGTGGAGGAGGGGCGGCAGAGGTCCCGGGGGCTGAGGTCATAGGCCAGGAGGGAGGAGCCACTTCTCGCCTGTCCCACCGGTGTCTGTGTGGCGCCCAGGGAGTGGCTTGGTCTCCTGGGCCCACACGGTCCAGGCCCTGCCATTCTGACATCATCCTCCCCTGGGAGCCCCGGGGCTCTGCCCAGGCCGCCCTGAGCAGCATGCAAATCTCCAAGGAAATCCAGTTAGGgcctgggggccggggcggggtcgggaggacagggaggggcgtggccggggcctccacatttgcttctcatttgaatgctttctctgagcCGGCAGGTGCAGCCTGGAACAGGGagtgtctcctccctccctccctccctcccaccacggCCCTCAAGCCGGCCAGCTCTGGGGGGCTCTGGGCTGTGCCACgtctgcccttcccccaccccaagcccagccctgccagctgGCCCTGCCCCCGCAGGGTGCACAGAGCCGGAAGCTTGGGACCCACTTCTCGGATGAGGAGACTGAGGGTGGAGGGGGGAGCTGTTGGGGTCGGGTGAGTCCCGGGGCGTGGCGGGGGCAGGAGCGGTGTGGGCGTGGGCTGGTGGGTGTGCGGGGTGCGGTCGGTGCCCGTGAGCCTCCTCTGTGGCCCCTGCAAGGCTGCTGCTCCCAGAGGGCACGGATGTCCCTGCAGCTGACAGCCTGGCCGCCCTGGAGGGCATGGGGGCCTGCCGTCTGCAGAGACGGCTCGCACACTGCTGGGCTGAGCAGCCCGTCCGTGGGGCGCATCTGGGCCCCCGTCTGAGGGGTGGAGAGCCTCCTCCCCCGTCTGACCCTCGTGATCGCCCTGACTGTCCCTGCTGGtggtgccaggccctggctgctttCCTGAAGATGGGTAGGGGGTCGTGCAGCCTGGCAGTGGGGGTTGAACTTGAGGACCAAACTGTGGGAACCCTGGGCTCCCGGCCTGTGCGCCAAGCGGCCGTGCGCACGGGGCGTGCTCAGTCAGGTAGCTGCCCGGGCCTAGAGACCACCTGTGCCCAGCCCGGCGTCGCCGGCTTCCAGATCCCCTGGGAGGGTCTGTGGGTCCGGGGAGCGCCCAATGACAGCTCCGTAGTCTTTTACTTGGACTCAAATACCTGAAGAGCAAGAGAGCGAGGTGCACCCTGGCACCGCCTGCCCGAGGCCCCCTTTCCTGGGCCCTCCACTCTGTCCTGGCCAGGTTTGTGGTCAACACACAGCGCGAGCCCTTTGCGTCCGGGGCGCTGGAGGCCACGCCCACTGCTCTTGGCGGGTCAGTAGGCGGCCCTAGCCTTTTCCTGCTCCTGGGGATGGGCCTGGGGTTGCCAACAGTGCTCCGAGGGCCGCTTGTGCTTGTGGCTGGTCTGGGTGGACCCGAGCTCCCTGCTCTGCCTTGTATCTGTGCCCAGGGGGAGACAGGCCAGGACCCACCGCCCCACCGTCACCCATGTGTGCGCCAAGGCCCTGCGCTGAGTGGGGAGACATTGGCCTCAGCCACAGCTGTGAAGGTGGGCTCCAGCGGCTGCGgtcagcaggtgcaggtgctggggggggggtgcaggtcGAGGGGCCCCCGCACGCAGAGCTGGGTCCGGGGTTCAGGAAGGTCCCATCTGCTCACCTCCCTTCTCAAAACTCTTGGGCTGGGCAGACGGTGGTTAAAATTAACCGATGATCCATTTTTAAACAAGAGGAAAAAGCCCGGATCGTGGGCCTGGGTTCACAGAGGTGGGGCGCTTGGCTGGCCGTGCTTGGAGCCCCTGTGTGTGCTCACCTGGGCCTGGCTCTAGGCAGGGACGCAGCAGGAGGCGAGGACCCGTCCCCTGACTGTCACAAATGCCTCCCTCCTCCCGCCTcggccccaggcctgggccccgTCCTCTGGGGTCCCTGGGGCTCCCCAAGCCTCCGTGGGGGCCAGGAGGGGTCCTgatgtggggctgggggcttcctGGAGTAACACTGGCTGTGCTGTGCCCcagagaggggggagagcgcagggccagggcagggctgtagCTGGGCTGTAGAGGGGGGGAGCCGGGTGTGAGGGTGGGCAGCTCAGCCAGCGCCTGGCCTCACCccgaagcccctggctcctccccccggcccagggcagtgctggttcaggtccaaCCTGTTCTGGGCCGCGCCCGCTGCCGCTGGGGGTGGATTCCAGCTTCTGTCCCTGCCCCACTTCTCCCCGGCCCCCACCCAGCTCAGCGCCTGCTGCCCGCCCCAGCCCGGGGGTAGCCCCGACTCCCATACACGTGCAGGCACACGTGCGCGCAGGCACGCCGAGACAGACATGCGGCCGGGGACACgtggaggcacacacacaccgaCACCCGGAGACAGAGTCAGACTTCAGAACGTTGGTGGAAAACACAATTAAGGATGCTTATTCGGGTGCAAAATAAAAAACTTGcgaacccaggcactggtgtTTTCAAAACATGCATTTCCCGCAGGCTTTTTGGAGGCGTGTGGGGGCATACGTGGACACAGTCCCGGGTGAGCACggaggcagccccctcccccgccaagcCCCAGGCAGCCGCGCAGGTCCGGCACCGGCACCGGGAGGCCggctccctgccccaggccctgcccaaaGGGAGCGTGTCTCGGTTACATAGTGAGTCCTTTGCTGGGTCTTACAATCCGGGCTCTTTGCTTTCTTGCCGTCCAGTCTGGAGCGGTCTCTGTCTACGCTGGGTTCGGATCGGCCTCTGACGTGTGACCGGCAGAGgccgcccccccgcccctccgGCCGCTCTTTTCCTGCCGTCTTTCCCCGAAGACGCCTCTCGTATTTCACGAAGTGCCATGTGTCAGCTTCTTCCCCCCGTGGGTCGCGCTGCGGCGGGAGCTCTTGGCCTAGCCCACGGGTGCTGGCTCAGGGCTGCTGCGGCCCCAGAGGCACACCCGTCCCGGGGCTGTCGCCAGTGGGGGCAGTGGGTCCTCGGAGCACAGAGGTGGGAGCTGCTCAAGCCACCGCCACGCTGCCCTCGGCTCGCAGATGGCGACTGTGCTTCCTTCCGGAAGTTTGGtaggaagcctttttttttttgaagattgacttatttatttgaaaatcagttacagagagagagagagagagagagagagagagattcttccatctgctggttcactccccagttggctgcaatggctggagctgcaccgatccgaagccaggagccaggagcttcacctggggctCCCGCATGGATGGTGGCGGTGGGTGGCGGTGgtggtgcagcagccaggactcgagccggtgTCCACGTGGATGCctgcgtcacaggcagcggcttcaccccacccccgccacggcgccggcccccacgcTGCCGTGATTCCTGTAGCTTTGTTGTAAATATTTGGTAAACCACGAGGGGAGGGGGTGGTGTGGGTGCCGAGGTCCATCTGGGGACAGCAGGCGTCTGAGCCACACAGAAGCAGCTCCCCCACCACCACGGTGCCTCTTCCCGCCGGTCTGGATATTCTTCGGCTTCTCCTGTGGCCTTTAGCACACGGGAGCCACACGCTTTGCCACATGGACACCAGTGTTCTgtcctggaagtggagctgcgtGCGGGTGGCAGCCAGAGCAGGTGGCCGTGCACGGAGTCACGAGCTCTAGGGTTGGTCTCAGGAGCTCTCGGTAGCTGTGGGATTTCCTACACGGTTTTCACACCGTGGTGGGCAGAGCGTGTTCTATTTCCTACTTTCTAATCCGTGTATGGGGCTGGCCACGGGGCACCGCGGTTCAGCCGCGCCGGCGTTAGCGATCGGAgcgctgcttccagtccagctcccagaaCCGCCTGCGGtcggcaggtggcggctcaagcgTCTGGGTCCTCCACTCCACCCTTCCGCACTGTGTGTGCTGCCATGccgggtttttgtttttttttttaaacaaatatttatttatttatttgagaggcagagttacagagagagagaggtcttccatccgctggttcactccccagatggccacagcagccagagctgatctgatccgaagccaggagccaggagcttcttccttccaggcctcccacgcgcgtgcaggggcccagggactctgtCACTTCCTGCTCATTTCCCAgctgcaccagcagagagctggatcagaagtggagcagccgggactggaacccgcgcccacgtgggatgccagcgctgcaggtggaggctgagccCACCCGCCCAGCGCCGGCCTCTTCCAGTCTGAGCCTGGAGGCCTTCCGGGGGCGGAGTCTCGGTTTCCTTGTCCGAAAGCCTTTGTGCTGGGTCGTCTCGCAGTCGGGCTGGGACTCTGCCACGTGGCACAGACGCCGGCGGGGCCCTGCCCTCGGGGTCCTCCTGCCCCACGCGCTCGGAGCTCTGTTTCCGTCTCAGTGGTTCTGTAGAACCTCCTCCTCCACGTCCTCGGGTTCTCGGCCCCGTCCTCTCCAGCTCTGCGTCCACACTCCCAGGATGCCGCAGGGTCTCCCCCGCTCTGGGCTGCTCTGGGCCCCTCCCATCCCAGCTTCCAGAAGTTTCACCGTGTGTCCCGTGTGTCCCgtgtctgtggtgtgagtgcCCGTGTGTCCCATGTGTCCCGTGTCTGAGGTGTGAGTACCCATGTGCCCCGTGTGTCCCgtgtctgtggtgtgagtgcCCGTGTGTCCCGTGTGTCCCGTATCCAAGGTGTGAGTGCCCGTGTGCCCCGTGTGTCCCGTGTGTCCCGTGTCTGAGGTGTGAGTGCCCGTGTGTCCCGTGTGTCCCgtgtctgtggtgtgagtgcCCGTGTGTCCCGTGTGTCCCgtgtctgtggtgtgagtgcCCGTGTGTCCCGTGTGTCCCGTGTCTGAGGTGTGAGTGCCCGTGTGTCCCGTGTGTCCCgtgtctgtggtgtgagtgcCCGTGTGCCCCGTGTGTCCCGTGTCTGAGGTGTGAGTGCCTGTGTGTCCCGTGTGTCCCGTGTCTGAGGTGTGAGTGCCCGTGTGTCCCGTGTGTCCCgtgtctgtggtgtgagtgcCCGTGTGCCCCGTGTGTCCCgtgtctgtggtgtgagtgcCTGTGTGCCCCGTGTGTCCCGTATCCAAGGTGTGAGTGCCCGTGTGCCCCGTGTGTCCCgtgtctgtggtgtgagtgcCCGTGTGCCCCGTGTGTCCCgtgtctgtggtgtgagtgcCTGTGTGCCCCGTGTGTCCCGTATCCAAGGTGTGAGTGCCCGTGTGCCCCGTGTGTCCCgtgtctgtggtgtgagtgcCCGTGTGCCCCGTGTGTCCCGTATCTGAGGTGTGAGTGCCCGTGTGCCCCGTGCGTCCCGTATCCA
This window of the Lepus europaeus isolate LE1 chromosome 7, mLepTim1.pri, whole genome shotgun sequence genome carries:
- the ASCL2 gene encoding achaete-scute homolog 2 produces the protein MDGSALPRLAAAPSPGVLGPCAARRRPASPELLRCSRQRRRPGAVEAPGGGVAAVARRNERERNRVKLVNLGFQALRQHVPLGGASKKLSKVETLRSAVEYIRALQRLLAEHDAVRTARAPAPRGPPAPPSPPSCASSSPRSACSSDDSGCERALSPADRELLDFSSWLGGC